Proteins encoded together in one Asterias rubens chromosome 4, eAstRub1.3, whole genome shotgun sequence window:
- the LOC117288779 gene encoding fatty acid 2-hydroxylase-like codes for MGRISKKELDTWKAAGRLCFVRENRVYDVSEFASRHPGGEKPLKNNAGRDVTTLMDRENPHKHSSNAYKLMEQYYIGEFESETESNGKHHVNGQNGHLNGGTTHKTNGVGKSVEDMVDYDKPVLWQVINLGEKYYEWTHIPVSRDTMRLFRYDFIEYFSTSNWYAVPLTWIPFIMMICWLAIQQWQDVWMFDSVFGGALKISVSYEAFPLVFLAGILLWTFLEYTLHRFLFHMEPPKDSKILIGLHFVLHGQHHKVPFDPGRLVFPPIASAVFVIMYYFVLTAILPVPVAYTLMGGTLLGYICYDLTHYYLHHGSPGPGTYFQELKTYHVRHHYEIQDKGFGISSKLWDIAFGTLIPSIKTN; via the exons ATGGGCCGTATAAGTAAAAAAGAGCTTGATACATGGAAAGCTGCAGGGCGTCTGTGCTTTGTGAGAGAAAACAGAGTGTACGATGTCAGTGAATTTGCAAGTCGACATCCTGGTGGCGAGAAACCATTGAAGAACAATGCAGGTCGTGATGTAACCACCCTGATGGACAGAGAAAATCCACATAAACACAGCAGTAATGCCTACAAACTCATGGAACAGTATTACATTGGAGAGTTCGAG agtgAAACCGAATCCAATGGGAAGCATCATGTCAATGGCCAAAATGGTCATTTAAATGGAGGAACGACACACAAGACCAATGGTGTAGGAAAGTCAGTCGAG GACATGGTAGATTATGACAAGCCAGTTTTATGGCAAGTAATAAACCTTGGAGAGAAGTATTATGAGTGGACCCACATACCCGTAAGCCGTGACACCATGCGTCTTTTTCGTTATGACTTCATTGAGTACTTTTCAACATCAAACTGGTACGCAGTGCCACTCACGTGGATCCCGTTCATTATGATGATATGCTGGCTGGCAATTCAACAATGGCAGGATGTCTGGATGTTTGATAGTGTCTTTGGTGGAG CCCTGAAGATTTCGGTCTCTTATGAGGCATTCCCTCTGGTGTTCTtagctggtatcctgctttggACATTTCTGGAGTACACCCTACATCGTTTCCTGTTCCACATGGAACCACCTAAAGATTCCAAGATCCTCATTGGTCTTCATTTTGTCCTTCATGGGCAACATCACAAG GTGCCTTTTGATCCAGGTCGTCTTGTATTTCCTCCAATAGCATCAGCAGTCTTTGTGATCATGTACTACTTTGTCCTGACTGCTATCTTACCTGTACCCGTGGCATACACCCTTATGGGCGGTACGCTCCTTGGTTATATATGCTATGATCTGACACATTACTACCTTCACCATGGCAGTCCAGGACCAGGTACCTACTTTCAAGAACTGAAAACATACCACGTCAGACATCACTATGAGATCCAAGACAAAG GATTTGGGATTTCCAGCAAGCTTTGGGACATCGCGTTTGGTACCTTAATACCCAGCATCAAGACAAACTGA